The Faecalibacter sp. LW9 genome has a segment encoding these proteins:
- a CDS encoding transposase, translated as MQGKKEFTPQLFYDLSLDRLVPLDNYYRIIQRELSFDFLYQATAKYYGKEGQKSIDPVVFFKILLVGYLNNINSDRALIRYCSNCLDVRLFLGYDLNEDLPWHSTISRTRQLLGEEVFLELFRKVLSLCVQKGMVQGRRQAVDSAFINTNASMDSLVEKEVLEDASAYVNELEENSEYKVTSTRKKLVEQHHNWKKKNLKRCLPPEKVYKSMRMGKKFKILK; from the coding sequence ATGCAAGGCAAAAAAGAATTTACACCTCAATTATTTTACGATTTAAGTTTAGATCGATTGGTACCTTTGGATAATTACTATCGAATAATACAGCGAGAATTATCATTTGATTTTCTTTATCAAGCGACCGCTAAATATTATGGAAAAGAAGGTCAAAAAAGTATTGATCCTGTGGTCTTTTTCAAGATCTTATTGGTGGGTTATTTAAACAACATCAACAGCGATCGGGCATTGATTCGCTACTGTAGCAATTGTTTAGATGTACGTTTATTTTTAGGTTATGACTTGAACGAGGATTTGCCTTGGCACTCAACCATTAGCCGAACACGTCAATTATTAGGAGAAGAAGTTTTCTTAGAATTATTCCGAAAAGTATTGAGTCTTTGCGTGCAAAAAGGAATGGTTCAAGGTCGTCGTCAAGCGGTTGATAGTGCATTTATCAATACCAATGCCAGCATGGATAGTTTGGTTGAAAAAGAAGTGTTAGAGGATGCATCTGCTTATGTCAACGAGTTAGAAGAAAATAGCGAATATAAAGTCACTTCAACACGTAAAAAGTTAGTTGAACAACACCATAATTGGAAAAAGAAGAATTTAAAGCGATGCCTGCCGCCCGAAAAAGTGTACAAATCAATGAGGATGGGGAAGAAATTCAAAATTCTTAAGTAA
- a CDS encoding transposase, whose product MSTKPGKPRQLNYAGQLAVDDKHHVITGACASTAGSKDSVIFAEIMDQTLANFKGNEMQIDQVLADAGYSSGESLGYCETHGIDAYIPNFGQYKPEREGFIFNGELNQYECIQEGGNRAILPFKRVLTDSKGYQKKSYRSSEKSCADCPLRPSCCGKVTKFKKIEESIHKPLYDRMHEKITKNKRYFKQMVKRRSATVEPVLGTLINHHNMKRINSRGMAQANKHVLLAALCYNLKKYLKFTPKKSKLLAQICALPKVQHAIFKTGELDFKIRFFQPLYF is encoded by the coding sequence ATCTCTACCAAACCAGGAAAACCGAGGCAATTAAATTATGCAGGTCAATTAGCCGTAGATGATAAACACCATGTCATAACGGGCGCCTGTGCCAGTACAGCAGGGAGTAAAGATAGTGTCATTTTCGCTGAAATTATGGATCAAACCTTGGCAAATTTTAAGGGTAATGAGATGCAAATCGATCAAGTCTTGGCAGATGCAGGTTACAGTAGTGGAGAAAGTTTAGGTTATTGTGAAACCCACGGAATCGATGCTTATATTCCCAATTTTGGTCAGTACAAACCTGAGCGTGAAGGCTTTATTTTTAATGGGGAATTAAACCAATACGAATGTATCCAAGAAGGAGGAAATCGAGCAATCTTACCCTTTAAACGCGTTTTAACCGATAGTAAAGGTTACCAAAAGAAAAGTTACCGCAGTAGCGAAAAATCTTGTGCAGACTGCCCTTTAAGACCGTCATGTTGTGGAAAAGTAACAAAGTTCAAAAAAATCGAAGAAAGCATTCACAAGCCCTTATACGATCGTATGCACGAGAAAATAACCAAGAATAAACGGTATTTTAAACAGATGGTCAAAAGACGAAGTGCAACGGTAGAACCCGTTTTAGGTACTTTAATCAACCATCACAATATGAAACGTATCAATAGCCGAGGAATGGCCCAAGCGAACAAACATGTTCTCTTAGCCGCCTTATGCTATAACCTGAAGAAATACCTGAAATTTACGCCTAAAAAGTCCAAATTACTAGCCCAAATCTGTGCCTTACCAAAGGTACAGCATGCTATTTTTAAAACAGGTGAATTAGACTTTAAAATCCGCTTTTTTCAACCACTTTATTTTTAA
- a CDS encoding aminoglycoside 6-adenylyltransferase AadS encodes MKVREEKLRTIIEWSEKNEDVRVLLLTSSLVNPLALVDEFSDLDIEFVFEDNTNYISDKSWTLKFGNPIAMIEEDESCFNHKHAMKMLLYEDGVKVDFKLYSKSKFIKETQEKELPEDWDIGYKILIDKDGITKQMLKPTYQISIIKKPSEKEFQNLINDFWWDTTYVAKCLVRDEIFYAKFMSETVIRTEYLIPLIEWHIASEHNWNITTNKYGRLFKKYLNQEMWAKTEQTFSGSDIKENWTALFSMTDLVSEIGTELSKKLEYKYPDKLENDIRKYLAGLKPKT; translated from the coding sequence ATGAAAGTCAGAGAAGAAAAGTTAAGAACAATTATAGAATGGTCGGAGAAAAACGAAGATGTAAGAGTTCTTCTTCTGACAAGTTCACTTGTAAATCCTTTAGCACTTGTTGACGAATTTAGTGATTTAGACATTGAATTTGTTTTTGAGGATAATACAAATTACATTTCAGACAAAAGCTGGACGCTTAAATTCGGAAATCCAATTGCTATGATTGAAGAAGACGAAAGTTGTTTTAACCATAAACACGCAATGAAAATGCTACTTTATGAAGACGGTGTGAAAGTAGATTTTAAACTTTACAGCAAATCAAAATTTATAAAGGAAACGCAAGAGAAAGAATTACCAGAAGATTGGGATATTGGTTATAAAATTTTAATTGATAAAGATGGTATTACAAAGCAAATGCTGAAACCAACTTATCAAATTTCCATTATCAAAAAACCGTCTGAAAAAGAGTTTCAAAATCTAATAAACGATTTTTGGTGGGACACAACTTACGTGGCAAAGTGTCTTGTGAGAGATGAAATATTCTATGCGAAATTTATGTCGGAAACCGTTATTCGCACAGAATATTTAATTCCTTTAATTGAATGGCACATTGCAAGTGAACACAATTGGAACATAACGACCAATAAATATGGACGACTTTTCAAAAAGTATCTTAACCAGGAAATGTGGGCTAAAACAGAACAAACATTTTCAGGGAGCGATATAAAGGAAAATTGGACTGCTCTATTTTCAATGACTGATTTAGTTTCAGAAATAGGAACTGAATTGTCAAAAAAATTAGAGTACAAATACCCGGATAAATTAGAAAATGACATACGAAAATATTTAGCTGGACTAAAACCCAAAACATAA
- a CDS encoding transposase translates to MQGKKEFTPQLFYDLSLDRLVPLDNYYRIIQRELSFDFLYQATAKYYGKEGQKSIDPVVFFKILLVGYLNNINSDRALIRYCSNCLDVRLFLGYDLNEDLPWHSTISRTRQLLGEEVFLELFRKVLSLCVQKGMVQGRRQAVDSAFIKYNASMDSLVEKEVLEDASAYVNELEENSEYKVTSTRKKLVEQHHNWKKKNLKRCLPPEKVYKSMRMGKKFGKILK, encoded by the coding sequence ATGCAAGGCAAAAAAGAATTTACACCTCAATTATTTTACGATTTAAGTTTAGATCGATTGGTACCTTTGGATAATTACTATCGAATAATACAGCGAGAATTATCATTTGATTTTCTTTATCAAGCGACCGCTAAATATTATGGAAAAGAAGGTCAAAAAAGTATTGATCCTGTGGTCTTTTTCAAGATCTTATTGGTGGGTTATTTAAACAACATCAACAGCGATCGGGCATTGATTCGCTACTGTAGCAATTGTTTAGATGTACGTTTATTTTTAGGTTATGACTTGAACGAGGATTTGCCTTGGCACTCAACCATTAGCCGAACACGTCAATTATTAGGAGAAGAAGTTTTCTTAGAATTATTCCGAAAAGTATTGAGTCTTTGCGTGCAAAAAGGAATGGTTCAAGGTCGTCGTCAAGCGGTTGATAGTGCATTTATCAAGTACAATGCCAGCATGGATAGTTTGGTTGAAAAAGAAGTGTTAGAGGATGCATCTGCTTATGTCAACGAGTTAGAAGAAAATAGCGAATATAAAGTCACTTCAACACGTAAAAAGTTAGTTGAACAACACCATAATTGGAAAAAGAAGAATTTAAAGCGATGCCTGCCGCCCGAAAAAGTGTACAAATCAATGAGGATGGGGAAGAAATTCGGTAAAATTCTTAAGTAA
- a CDS encoding transposase, whose product MSTKPGKPRQLNYAGQLAVDDKHHVITGACASTAGSKDSVIFAEIMDQTLANFKGNEMQIDQVLADAGYSSGESLGYCETHGIDAYIPNFGQYKPEREGFIFNGELNQYECIQEGGNRAILPFKRVLTDSKGYQKKSYRSSEKSCADCPLRPSCCGKVTKFKKIEESIHKPLYDRMHEKITKNKRYFKQMVKRRSATVEPVLGTLINHHNMKRINSRGMAQANKHVLLAALCYNLKKYLKFTPKKSKLLAQICALPKVQHAIFKTGELDFKIRFFQPLYF is encoded by the coding sequence ATCTCTACCAAACCAGGAAAACCGAGGCAATTAAATTATGCAGGTCAATTAGCCGTAGATGATAAACACCATGTCATAACGGGCGCCTGTGCCAGTACAGCAGGGAGTAAAGATAGTGTCATTTTCGCTGAAATTATGGATCAAACCTTGGCAAATTTTAAGGGTAATGAGATGCAAATCGATCAAGTCTTGGCAGATGCAGGTTACAGTAGTGGAGAAAGTTTAGGTTATTGTGAAACCCACGGAATCGATGCTTATATTCCCAATTTTGGTCAGTACAAACCTGAGCGTGAAGGCTTTATTTTTAATGGGGAATTAAACCAATACGAATGTATCCAAGAAGGAGGAAATCGAGCAATCTTACCCTTTAAACGCGTTTTAACCGATAGTAAAGGTTACCAAAAGAAAAGTTACCGCAGTAGCGAAAAATCTTGTGCAGACTGCCCTTTAAGACCGTCATGTTGTGGAAAAGTAACAAAGTTCAAAAAAATCGAAGAAAGCATTCACAAGCCCTTATACGATCGTATGCACGAGAAAATAACCAAGAATAAACGGTATTTTAAACAGATGGTCAAAAGACGAAGTGCAACGGTAGAACCCGTTTTAGGTACTTTAATCAACCATCACAATATGAAACGTATCAATAGCCGAGGAATGGCACAAGCGAACAAACATGTTCTCTTAGCCGCCTTATGCTATAACCTGAAGAAATACCTGAAATTTACGCCTAAAAAGTCCAAATTACTAGCCCAAATCTGTGCCTTACCAAAGGTACAGCATGCTATTTTTAAAACAGGTGAATTAGACTTTAAAATCCGCTTTTTTCAACCACTTTATTTTTAA
- a CDS encoding helix-turn-helix domain-containing protein has protein sequence METKSWKNIKDDVYGKVGTERRDELERDFESFKIGLLLKKAREEKQLTQSELAELVDKKREYISRVENNGSNLTLKTLYDIVEKGLGGKVKISIEI, from the coding sequence ATGGAAACTAAAAGTTGGAAAAATATAAAAGACGACGTTTACGGAAAAGTTGGAACCGAAAGACGTGACGAACTTGAAAGAGATTTTGAATCTTTTAAAATTGGTTTGCTCTTGAAAAAAGCACGAGAAGAAAAACAATTAACCCAATCAGAACTTGCGGAATTGGTAGACAAGAAACGTGAATATATTTCAAGAGTTGAAAACAACGGAAGTAATTTAACGCTTAAAACTTTATACGATATTGTTGAAAAAGGTTTAGGCGGAAAAGTAAAAATATCAATCGAAATATAA
- a CDS encoding type II toxin-antitoxin system RelE/ParE family toxin, which yields MKVREVIAFKNYFEDFLSEQPIKVQDKIFKIIEAIETLERVPSNYLKHLTGTEGLYEARIQLGSNIWRVFCFFDGEKLVVLMNGFQKKTQKTPKNQIEKALKIMAEYYEQKIKSNGN from the coding sequence ATGAAAGTAAGAGAAGTTATAGCGTTTAAAAATTATTTTGAAGATTTCCTTTCTGAACAACCAATTAAAGTTCAAGATAAAATCTTTAAAATCATTGAAGCTATCGAAACTCTTGAACGTGTTCCTTCAAATTATTTAAAACATTTGACCGGAACTGAAGGTTTATATGAAGCAAGAATACAATTAGGTTCTAATATCTGGAGAGTTTTTTGCTTTTTTGACGGTGAAAAGTTAGTCGTTTTAATGAATGGGTTTCAAAAGAAAACGCAAAAAACACCTAAAAATCAAATAGAAAAAGCCTTGAAAATTATGGCTGAATATTATGAACAAAAAATCAAAAGTAATGGAAACTAA